AAGCAAATTGCCTCCAGACACGAGTTCAGTGATAACATAAAGTGGCCCGGGTGTGGTACATGCTCCCACGAGACTTACGACATTGGGATGTTGTCCAATCTCTTTCATCATCTCCATCTCCTGCAACAGATCCTTGACATCAAATCGATCAGAATTTGGCTTGACTGTTTTCACAGCAACCTTCGTTGCACCATCCTCTGTGGAAACAAATGAATTTTAATCCGGCAATTTTCTTTTATTCGAAAACAGATCAATGATATTTTCAAAGCCGACAATACTGTCTGTACCCATCCTGATAAGGTACTGAAAAATGTGTAGCGAGTCTAACAAGgtacttcaaattcaaatctcCAATGAGTGGCAATCATTTTTGCTGTAAACTAACTAATATCAAGCAATACTACAGTTTCGCCGGTCAACATGAAGTGTTCAttggggttgacaggcctaccaAATTCAAGAACAGCTAGTCTGAATTTGTTACACTCCGTTGATTACAAGCACATCATGTTGTGTTTGATAAGCTGTTAAAAAGAAACTGGACTTGGTTCGCATATCATCACTTTAAAAGATTTTACTGTACGTGAGTGCATGACCGCTTACTTGTGGTGAAATACAAttgaatttaacaaattgacgtcagtttttcatgcgtctgtcgtgttattgatcatgaatttagtcataacattgtcaaagtagctatGGATCTACGAGGCGATAGCCTCGAGATAGTCAACGGAGAGCTGCTTTATTttaaaagctaataaaaaagGGTCAATCTATTAAAATAGAGGTTTGGCTGTACTGTCTAATAGtgattagtatcacccaaatagtggactaatgcaaatcctgcattttgattggctacgctactaggggtctaatagtgatagtcatcgagtagcgaaattcatagggtttttctttggttttttcccctaaaaaatatttcttcaacttgcattgctacgggtctaattgttaatgaGATCCCAAATCACCTACCAGTCATGAGAGTTCCTTCCAATACCACACCAAATTGCCCTTCACCGATTTTCTGGCCTATCACAAGAAGATCACGTGACAACTCCCATTCGTCATGAGAGTAAACTGCGCCCATCGCCAATGAATGCAAATTACTTCCTGCAATCAGATAAAGTAGAAAAAGGCAAAAGTAAAACGAAAGAGCCcagtccaaaaatgaaaaaaaagagtaaTAACTAGATTTTTAATCCTTTCCCGTGACGGATGTCTACCCATAACATACAATGTTCCTATACTACGATACTTGCGAGCAGTTTCATTGAACAACGACAAAGGCATCCTGAGAGGAGAAAATCACTTTTCTGCGTTTCGCGTGGTAGACAGAAAAAAGCACATTCTTCTTTCTAGGAGATTATTAGTGCTATTTcacttttgtttacttttttcaacAAAAGATCATAGGTGCATGTTTACCAAGCTCCATAGGATCTCTACTTGCCCTGGCTTCAGCACCACCTCTATAAGATTGTGTCCGCATTTCAATAAGGTCCTCCAGTCCTGGCACGTATTGAGGCTGAGTTGactttttctgtctttttctCTGTTTCATCACGGCATAGAGGACGAACGTTACCAATACCAGTACAGCAACACCCACCACCAGGGCTACAGATATTGTCACTGCATTTTGAGGTCCATTAGTCTTCATATCCTCTTCAGAAATTTTGAAAGATGTTTCACTGCTATAAATGCTTGCGTTGAAAATGTAAAACACTCCTGTGAAAGGACATAAAATGGACACTCATTTGAAAAGCAGTTTTCGAAGAGACTCACAGACTTAAAGGAAAGATTCTAAATTTATAGTAATCGACGATAAAGCAaaagtgtaattttttttcttaattattgAAAGAGCTAATCCTGGATGGCTCTAAGGATTATGTTTGTCTATTATGTCTGAGCGTTTCTGTCTAACAAGTGACTTACCTATCCGCAACAGGTATATAGAGCCAGCTTTCAAGTCAGTCAAATGTGTCTCTTTTAGGTGTGGTTGCAATTCAATAATCCGTTTAAAGCTGTCAGCGCCAAGCAATTTATATTCCACTGTCACGTGGCTTATAAAGGTCACGTTAGTCAGGGTCCATGTTACCAAAACTTCACTTGAATCGATCTGCGTGACGGTGACTTGTAAGGACTTCATCGTTTTTGGAAGGCACGTCTTTCCATTTCCGAAATAACCCCCCAAGCAAAAGCAATTGTAAGAACCTTCACAGGAAAGGGTAAATTGAGTGTTAGGTATTCCTCAGTGATTTTCCCCGTGAGCAAATATTTTCTAAGGTGCTCTGGCAAATTGGACGCAAAAAGAAAGTTAGAAATAAGCTTCAACACTTGCattgtgtaacagacatttgtGAAATCATCAAGGACACTCCATTCCCACGCTAGTACTAGATCATTTATATATCGATTCATGTTTTAAATGAGTTTTTCTACACGGCCTTTGCAAAGAGATAAAGGTACTAAATTCTGTCAAGCTATCTTCTCACAAAATCAGCTGGTTCCGTAGCATCCATTTCAGCTCCAAAGTGAGCCTGTTCGCAGGCTTAAGAGGGAAACTGAGATAGATAGGGCTTGAGGGTATTGTGGAAACAGAATTTAACACTGGTTGTTCATTGACGAGTTTCTGTGAGCCTTAGAAAATGTTTTTCACGGGTGGCGATGTTTTAATCAACAGCACGTGATGGCCAGTAGAAAGTTATTGTCACCACGCGCGCGGGTAAATAatggaaagaacaaaaaatattcTACAATCGAAAAAATATAAGACGTACGGGTGTCGTTTTATACAGCCATTTTCATATAATTTGCTGCTCCTTATATATTTTCCGGTTGCTACCGTAGgcaagcatttttttatttattcatagTTCTTCATTGTCTTGTATCCTACCCACCTCTGTTATTGCGACACATGGCATGTTGGTCACATGGGTTGCTTTCCTCGCATTCATCAATATCACTACAAATGTAACCCATAGCCTCTGACACAAAACCCTCGAAACACTTGCATTGAAATGAACCTGGATTGTTGATGCACTTCGCATCGTTGTGACAAAGGTTGGTTTCCTTTTGACCGCATTCATCGATATCAGTGCAATTTAACCCATTTCCGGAAAATCCTTTCTTGCATACACATTCCAAATTGGCTCcatattttttaatttctccaTATTTGCTGCAACGGTCAGAAGTTATATTAAAACTACAATTTGATACCTTTGACCACGTATTCCAAGTGGATACATTGCTCTCACAATAGCATTCCTGGAGAAATTTGCTGCACGTGCTCACTGAATGTTGATGTGACTGACAAATCTCTGCACATGATAATCCACTTGTGTTTACAGAACAGGAGCAATTGCTTTGTGAAAGGTTGCAAGTGCAGTCCTCACAACTACAAACAAATGACTGCATGTTAATTGATGTCAGCCTTTTCCCAAAAACATCGCGTGGACGTTGACAAACAGCGTCATCAACCTGAACGCTTGGATTTCCTGACAACCATCTCGTGATCCAGCTTAAATGGCAATTGCAATTTAAAGGATTATTTTTAAGGAAAATACTCTTCAGTGCTTGAAGTCCATGAAAAGTATTGTTAGCGATCCCGGAAATATTGCAATCATTTAAATGCATTGTCGTCAAGCTCATGAGCCCTATAAAAGCGTTTGATGCGATGAAAGACAAAGGATTATTGCTAATGTTCAGAACAGTTAAGAACCGAAGATTTTGAATGCTTTTGGTCGGGATGGTTTTCAAGCGATTTCCTTCTAGCAACAAATTCAttattagaggagagcaactaAAGGCGTCCTCGTGGATACTGTGTAGATTGTTTGAGCCAAGCGCCAGCTTAGAAAGAGacattaaatttccaaaaacacCGCCGTCTATCGCTCTCAAATGATTGTGGCTTAACAAAAGTTTTTCTAAATAGTCCAACC
This genomic stretch from Acropora muricata isolate sample 2 chromosome 5, ASM3666990v1, whole genome shotgun sequence harbors:
- the LOC136916954 gene encoding uncharacterized protein; protein product: MPSCLLFLSYVVLLLRLSTSPLTCQMAVSCPGCSRCSIVHHKVNGTLSEFVEAFCQFKNGLKRTSIPENLPEQISRLTLSSHNIKEVKTTSLQNYTFLHRLYLDNNHLRRIENGSFSRQQFLIDLNLEENELSHINAETFRGLTSLETLRLDYNNLEVILQGTFTTTPRIKELDLRKNKITVLEEGAFNRLDYLEKLLLSHNHLRAIDGGVFGNLMSLSKLALGSNNLHSIHEDAFSCSPLIMNLLLEGNRLKTIPTKSIQNLRFLTVLNISNNPLSFIASNAFIGLMSLTTMHLNDCNISGIANNTFHGLQALKSIFLKNNPLNCNCHLSWITRWLSGNPSVQVDDAVCQRPRDVFGKRLTSINMQSFVCSCEDCTCNLSQSNCSCSVNTSGLSCAEICQSHQHSVSTCSKFLQECYCESNVSTWNTWSKVSNCSFNITSDRCSKYGEIKKYGANLECVCKKGFSGNGLNCTDIDECGQKETNLCHNDAKCINNPGSFQCKCFEGFVSEAMGYICSDIDECEESNPCDQHAMCRNNRGSYNCFCLGGYFGNGKTCLPKTMKSLQVTVTQIDSSEVLVTWTLTNVTFISHVTVEYKLLGADSFKRIIELQPHLKETHLTDLKAGSIYLLRIGVFYIFNASIYSSETSFKISEEDMKTNGPQNAVTISVALVVGVAVLVLVTFVLYAVMKQRKRQKKSTQPQYVPGLEDLIEMRTQSYRGGAEARASRDPMELGSNLHSLAMGAVYSHDEWELSRDLLVIGQKIGEGQFGVVLEGTLMTEDGATKVAVKTVKPNSDRFDVKDLLQEMEMMKEIGQHPNVVSLVGACTTPGPLYVITELVSGGNLLDYLRFSRPADETYVNITSTLSSRDLLKIALDCARGMSHIALKKFVHRDLAARNVLLTKDCTAKIADFGLARDVYGDGQYVKTGGGRLPIKWMAPESIQDQVYTTMSDVWAFGVLLWEIVTIGSAPYPCVPANLILSKLLCGYRMSKPAHCSEELFNLMMSCWELQPKDRPTFSEIGHTVSDMLSQSARSYVNLATSSQILESEEDAKEMREQIGNIQASSCL